One Gloeobacter morelensis MG652769 DNA window includes the following coding sequences:
- a CDS encoding acyltransferase family protein has translation MEAHKQDFASTIPTPLLGRIGYLDGVRGFLSLLVIVHHVAVTYGGAGIWYYIEHSGPVWVKLLLTTFVTLNRFYFMGLFFLLAAVFTPGSLARKGEVDFVQERCRRLGIPLVLFALLLSPPLGYLARVYQDNFKGSFGEYLTLEPPLLKDFNPGPLWFVEALLVFSLLYLLVRRLQPRSTSVLKEVTTWQVAGFAVLLAVLYFFVRLVYPLGTFAWHLQLAYFPQYILLFAVGVWAGSAEFFARLNRRWFWPCAALTAWGAAMVPSLVLLNGGIDDHFLGGWHWQAAALCLVEGVTCPAACIAVLLLFRDRISVGRRLQAFLGENSYAVYIVHAPVCVLAALAFRDIPLHPLGKFFVVSLLGVGLSLAVAASLRRWGGKAVRAVLG, from the coding sequence ATGGAAGCGCACAAGCAAGACTTTGCGAGCACCATCCCCACCCCACTGCTCGGACGCATTGGCTACCTCGACGGCGTCCGCGGATTTTTGAGCCTGTTGGTTATCGTCCATCACGTGGCGGTCACTTATGGCGGTGCCGGCATATGGTACTACATAGAGCATAGCGGACCAGTCTGGGTGAAGCTGCTGCTGACCACGTTCGTCACGCTCAATCGGTTCTATTTCATGGGGCTGTTTTTCCTGCTGGCCGCCGTCTTCACTCCCGGTTCGCTTGCCCGCAAAGGCGAAGTGGATTTTGTGCAGGAGCGTTGTAGGCGGCTGGGTATTCCCCTGGTCCTTTTCGCGCTCTTGCTCAGCCCACCGCTGGGGTACCTCGCCCGGGTCTACCAGGACAATTTCAAGGGCAGCTTCGGAGAGTACCTGACGCTTGAGCCGCCTCTGCTCAAGGACTTCAATCCCGGGCCGCTGTGGTTCGTAGAAGCGTTACTGGTGTTCAGCCTGCTCTACCTGCTTGTGCGGCGCTTACAGCCCCGTTCTACGTCGGTGCTCAAGGAGGTGACAACTTGGCAAGTGGCAGGTTTCGCCGTCTTGCTGGCGGTTCTGTATTTTTTTGTGCGGTTGGTTTATCCGCTTGGAACTTTTGCCTGGCACCTACAACTGGCCTACTTCCCCCAGTACATCCTGCTGTTTGCAGTGGGAGTGTGGGCCGGTTCCGCCGAGTTTTTCGCGCGGCTGAACCGCCGCTGGTTCTGGCCGTGCGCGGCCCTGACCGCCTGGGGCGCGGCGATGGTGCCAAGCCTCGTTCTGCTGAACGGCGGTATCGACGATCACTTCCTGGGTGGGTGGCACTGGCAGGCGGCAGCCCTCTGCCTGGTGGAGGGTGTGACCTGCCCGGCCGCCTGTATCGCCGTGCTTCTATTGTTTCGCGATCGGATTTCGGTGGGCCGCCGGTTGCAGGCCTTTCTGGGGGAGAATTCTTATGCCGTGTACATCGTGCACGCTCCGGTGTGCGTGCTCGCCGCGCTGGCGTTTCGTGACATTCCCCTGCACCCGTTGGGCAAGTTCTTCGTGGTGTCGCTCCTGGGCGTGGGCCTGTCGCTGGCGGTGGCCGCCTCTCTCCGGCGGTGGGGCGGCAAGGCGGTGCGAGCGGTGCTCGGGTGA
- a CDS encoding SAM-dependent methyltransferase, protein MHSLQALSSTGSYKDTAVNDEVNCTRSKASTQALREFVDRQSRSTTILAALAAVLDAQVTGNSLDPVLQARIDEVLSALGVCDLIEKYNPAQLKHLLAEIRFNMLLETKLLFDTKRTTMWAHTETEILQAAGEVSDGFADTLTRTIVPRLEGLAQRLSSPGGSFLDVGVGIAGLSIAMARLWPSLRVVGIDPWVPSLALARANVRSAELTGRIQLREQAAEDLGDTSAFDLAWIPSAFMPEQVIPVACEHVHRALRPGGWLLFAMANPGTDPLTASLVRLRTVLRGGYVIVPSQVETLLSRTGLVDVRALPSPPDAVVALIAARRMPNQ, encoded by the coding sequence ATGCATTCGCTTCAAGCATTATCGAGCACCGGCAGCTACAAGGACACAGCCGTGAACGATGAAGTAAATTGCACCCGGAGCAAAGCCAGTACCCAAGCCCTTCGCGAATTCGTCGATCGCCAGAGTCGTTCGACGACCATCCTTGCCGCCCTCGCTGCAGTGCTCGATGCGCAGGTGACGGGCAATTCCCTTGATCCCGTACTCCAGGCCCGGATCGACGAAGTTCTAAGCGCACTCGGGGTGTGCGACCTGATAGAGAAGTACAATCCGGCTCAACTCAAGCACCTGCTGGCAGAAATTCGCTTCAATATGCTTTTGGAAACAAAGCTTCTGTTCGACACAAAACGGACAACAATGTGGGCACATACCGAGACCGAGATCCTGCAGGCGGCGGGAGAGGTCTCCGATGGCTTTGCCGATACGTTGACGCGCACGATCGTACCGCGTCTCGAAGGGCTTGCGCAGCGGCTGAGTTCCCCCGGCGGATCGTTTCTTGACGTTGGCGTGGGCATCGCCGGCCTGTCGATCGCGATGGCACGCCTATGGCCGTCGCTGCGCGTGGTCGGCATCGATCCCTGGGTACCATCCTTAGCCCTCGCGCGCGCGAATGTGCGCAGTGCTGAACTCACAGGCCGCATTCAGTTACGGGAACAGGCGGCAGAAGATCTTGGCGATACAAGCGCCTTTGATCTCGCCTGGATTCCCAGCGCCTTCATGCCTGAGCAGGTGATTCCAGTGGCCTGCGAACACGTGCACCGCGCGTTGCGTCCCGGCGGATGGCTCCTGTTTGCAATGGCTAATCCCGGTACCGATCCACTGACTGCATCCCTCGTCCGACTGCGAACAGTGCTTCGGGGCGGTTATGTGATAGTTCCCAGCCAAGTCGAGACACTCTTGAGCCGGACTGGACTCGTTGATGTTCGGGCGCTGCCAAGCCCGCCCGATGCCGTCGTCGCACTTATCGCTGCCCGTCGGATGCCAAACCAGTGA